Genomic DNA from bacterium:
GTCCGACGTGGAGGAGGGCGTTTCGAACGTGACGCACTTAACCGAGGGGGTCCGCTCGCTCCGCGGACCGGTGGACGTGGCGACGAAGGTGCTCGCCCACACCTTGACCCCTGCACTGATCAACGCCGGCTCGGCCCTCCTGGGCATCAAGGCGGCGACGTCCCACATTCTCGATCGGATCGTTCGAAAGGAGGCAAGGAAATGAGCGACGAAAGGTGCTGTTGCGGTTCCGGCGGGATCCTGATGGCGTTCCTGGCCGGCGGGCTGGCCGGCGCGGGGCTCGCCCTGCTCTACACCCCGGTCTCCGGGCGCGAGGCCCGGGAGCGGATCGGCGGGCTGGCGGGGGACCTCAAGAAGAAGTCGGAGGAATGGTCCGGCGACGTGAAGCAGAAGGTGGAGCAGTTCATCGACGAGGAGCGGTCCGTGATCAAGTCGGCGTACGACGCGGGCCGCGAGGCGATGGCGAAGGAGAAGGCCCGCTTCGAGAATCCGACCCCGGAGTAAGCCGGCCGGGA
This window encodes:
- a CDS encoding YtxH domain-containing protein, yielding MSDERCCCGSGGILMAFLAGGLAGAGLALLYTPVSGREARERIGGLAGDLKKKSEEWSGDVKQKVEQFIDEERSVIKSAYDAGREAMAKEKARFENPTPE